One region of Cydia pomonella isolate Wapato2018A chromosome 25, ilCydPomo1, whole genome shotgun sequence genomic DNA includes:
- the LOC133531672 gene encoding serine/threonine-protein kinase 10 isoform X1 gives MSFFNNLKKVLHLGGGNDAKKKKVFNNIRDNSDPTEIWDMVGELGDGAFGKVYKAQHKTTGQLAAAKMCVLDNEDDLADFTVEIDILSECRHPNVVELHEAYFIDNKLWMLLEYCDGGALDSVMSELEKGLSEKQIAYVCREMTRGLEFLHSRRVIHRDLKAGNVLATMQGGVKLADFGVSAKNKSTLQKHDTFIGTPYWMAPEVVLCETFRDNPYDFKVDIWSLGITLIEFAQMEPPNHEMTPMRVLLKIQKSEPPTLEQPSKWSHAFNDFIAKALVKDPEKRPTSSELLKHEFVSGNLDSKPLRDLLLEYRAEVVEEELLDDDSEEHRSSQMHMEMEDDSTSVRSADTPDVKMSEQEPAAGATPAPAPAPAPAPAPPSPRAAAPAPPAPAPAPAAAKRPHTDDHVPADRKPAPKKEKGPAPLPPGASPPASPAPAAAASAPAPATAPAPAAPRKPPAPPPPQQAAGELLVDQVCREAEKVVEEKQKTPEKKDTKDKPKPEPSPEKEPPRTEQQNSIEKDVRVKSRPSSIVSDSSTEGKKYIRTDSSEGKKYSRTNSVEKAVVEIENRTREERREKSRERQREESKSIETNAVEIRPFTPPQPKEPIHKPSAPPVAAVAQQVVTVATPVLVAVSERVSLVVEPVEPNSLAATPAGLVTVTTTHPPVLAANAPLPPNAVTISTTPPIADEVVIVGAGSSSDDDCFAPSSLDSLDCTNSYTEKTRGRRLDSSEVLILSPGAAGDSGVFDDSVNNVNINDTSHVSVVTVGSEEPRVRDSAAPAPRAARLSPDSFESRRSQSDSGSVASEGSRRGADADSLATSHSHDSRRYSNPNNGVIVNQDSQVLENGNQEEQVVLRRKNQDGQPNNRIQRSKEDIHMANLKKKTRKRTRKFEIDGVMVTTTTSKVIWGDEESGRTWDDHALRKQELREIKMLQKQEQKQFQDLSAKEQQLREQQDKRFEAELASLARAHETDLETLARAQRAAAERAEQQLEAELRQAAKRLRAEHERDLRHFRDQLKQELRLLKQEVELVSKDRRKDAYRQRRARLDAEHAERERSFVASLAEAGDALLRRMHEHHRERQALTDTQYLQQRQQIMRTREAALWELEEKQIHERHQLAKRQLKEEFLLRRHQMLVRHDKELEQIKRKNTRKEEELAKGQAVEKRSLPKRIRGEMRAREMMFRESLRIGAHHDDERERLKKFQENEKRRYRAEQQRLATKHAKAREELKAAGEALLRELEQYQNEKRKALMNHESNKMKAVEERYSHELKEWRATLGDRKMTLIQTFAKQLDDHEAKYGRPIPDRTIYLDAPWPKNVLQHVLTAYHQRNSFMGSLSRSRTSLNLIATTPNTTRRRSISPLNQRATKSAATSANNTTKRGKLTKEQRYGSTSNLKLVSEKISGFSVFSGADERRDPIMAYGNDFFEPKQSSIAEESRKLERSKAAINKPVIRAKSPVNFNKKLNRQSMSEQLFRQTAETGMKRSISQQSLKQDRALEAVMIDLPSIDSKYDTVKSTSTVATCSSQEGSDLDYDGVLTKHFSRWGPVRGSNTYSDSASVPVSQLSTVNLKTLKNEGPSDTTA, from the exons ATGTCGTTCTTTAATAACCTTAAGAAG GTGCTCCACCTCGGCGGCGGCAATGACGCGAAAAAGAAGAAGGTGTTCAACAACATTCGCGACAACAGCGACCCCACCGAGATCTGGGACATGGTGGGGGAGCTCGGCGATGGCGCATTTGGGAAG GTGTACAAAGCGCAACATAAGACCACCGGCCAGCTCGCCGCCGCCAAGATGTGCGTTCTCGACAACGAGGACGACCTCGCCGACTTCACCGTCGAGATCGACATCCTCAGCGAGTGCAGGCACCCCAACGTGGTGGAGCTGCACGAGGCGTACTTCATCGACAATAAGCTGTGG ATGCTACTAGAATACTGCGACGGTGGCGCCCTCGACTCCGTGATGTCCGAGCTGGAGAAAGGCCTCAGCGAGAAGCAGATAGCCTACGTGTGCCGCGAGATGACGCGCGGCCTCGAGTTCCTACACTCGCGGCGCGTCATCCACCGCGACCTGAAGGCCGGCAACGTGCTGGCCACCATGCAGGGCGGTGTCAAGCTGG CGGATTTCGGCGTCTCAGCGAAGAATAAGTCTACATTACAGAAGCATGATACCTTCATCGGTACGCCTTACTGGATGGCGCCCGAAGTGGTGCTCTGTGAGACGTTCCGGGACAACCCGTACGATTTCAAG GTGGACATCTGGTCGCTAGGCATCACCCTGATCGAGTTCGCGCAGATGGAGCCGCCGAACCACGAGATGACGCCGATGCGCGTCCTGCTCAAGATACAGAAGAGCGAGCCCCCCACGCTGGAGCAGCCCAGCAAGTGGAGCCACGCTTTCAATGATTTCATCGCTAAAGCACTAGTCAAG GACCCTGAAAAAAGGCCAACCTCCAGCGAGCTGCTCAAGCATGAGTTTGTCTCCGGCAACCTGGACTCGAAGCCTCTCCGGGACCTGCTGCTCGAGTACCGGGCTGAGGTGGTTGAGGAGGAGCTGCTGGATGATGATTCTGAG GAACATCGCAGCTCTCAGATGCACATGGAGATGGAAGATGACTCGACCTCGGTGCGGTCGGCGGATACGCCGGACGTCAAAA TGTCCGAGCAGGAGCCGGCGGCCGGCGCGACgcccgcccccgcgcccgcgcccgcccccgcccccgcgccGCCCTCCCCCCGCGCGGCCgcccccgcgccgcccgcgcccgcgcccgcgcccgccgccgccaagCGCCCCCACACCGACGACCACGTGCCCGCTGACAGGAAACCC GCCCCAAAGAAAGAGAAAGGCCCCGCGCCTTTGCCGCCGGGCGCGTCCCCGCCGGcctcgcccgcgcccgccgccgccgcctccgctCCCGCGCCCGCTACCGCTCCCGCCCCCGCCGCGCCCCGCAAGCCCCCCGCGCCGCCCCCGCCGCAGCAGGCGGCCGGCGAACTGCTAGTCGATCAG GTGTGTCGAGAAGCGGAGAAAGTGGTGGAAGAAAAACAGAAAACACCAGAGAAAAAAGACACAAAAGACAAACCAAAACCCGAGCCGAGCCCAGAAAAAGAACCACCCAGAACAGAACAGCAGAATTCCATCGAAAAAGACGTTAGAGTTAAGAGCAGACCTAGTTCCATAGTCAGCGATTCCAGCACAGAAGGAAAGAAATACATCAGGACAGATTCCAGTGAAGGAAAGAAGTATTCCAGAACGAATTCGGTAGAGAAGGCGGTTGTAGAGATCGAGAATAGAACTAGGGAAGAGAGGAGAGAGAAGAGCAGAGAACGGCAGAGGGAAGAGAGTAAGAGTATAGAGACGAATGCTGTTGAAATTAGGCCTTTTACG ccgCCACAACCCAAAGAGCCGATCCACAAGCCATCAGCGCCGCCCGTGGCCGCCGTCGCCCAGCAAGTGGTGACCGTGGCCACGCCGGTGCTGGTGGCCGTGAGCGAGCGCGTGTCGCTGGTGGTGGAGCCGGTGGAGCCCAACTCGCTGGCCGCCACGCCCGCCGGCCTCGTCACCGTCACCACCACGCACCCGCCCGTGCTGGCCGCCAACGCTCCC CTCCCGCCCAACGCCGTGACGATCTCGACGACGCCGCCCATCGCCGACGAAGTCGTCATCGTGGGCGCCGGCTCTTCGTCCGACGACGACTGTTTCGCTCCCTCGTCGCTTGACTCGCTGGACTGCACCAATTCTTATACAG AGAAAACTCGAGGCCGACGGTTGGACAGCAGCGAAGTGCTGATACTGAGCCCCGGCGCCGCCGGCGACTCGGGCGTCTTCGACGACAGCGTCAACAACGTCAATATCAAC GACACGTCGCACGTGTCGGTGGTGACGGTGGGCAGCGAGGAGCCGCGCGTGCGCGACTCGGCCgcgcccgccccgcgcgccgcgcgcctcAGCCCCGACAGCTTCGAGAG CAGGAGATCGCAGTCAGACAGCGGCTCGGTGGCGTCGGAAGGCTCCCGACGAGGCGCCGACGCGGACTCGCTCGCCACGTCGCACTCGCACGACTCGCGCCGCTACTCCAACCCCAACAATGGCGTCAT AGTGAACCAAGACAGCCAAGTGCTCGAGAACGGCAACCAAGAAGAGCAGGTGGTGCTCCGAAGAAAGAACCAAGATGGGCAGCCCAACAACAGGATACAAAG GTCGAAAGAAGACATCCACATGGCTAACCTCAAGAAGAAGACGAGGAAACGCACGAGAAAGTTCGAGATAGACGGCGTGATGGTCACCACTACCACTTCCAAA gttatatGGGGCGACGAGGAAAGCGGGCGCACTTGGGACGACCACGCGCTCCGCAAGCAGGAGCTGCGCGAGATCAAGATGCTGCAGAAGCAGGAACAGAAGCAGTTCCAGGACCTCAGCGCCAAGGAGCAGCAGCTGCGCGAGCAGCAGGACAAACG ATTCGAAGCGGAACTGGCGTCGCTAGCGCGAGCGCACGAAACAGACCTAGAAACACTCGCCCGAGctcagcgcgccgccgccgagcggGCCGAGCAACAACTGGAGGCCGAGCTCAGGCAGGCGGCCAAGAGGCTGCGGGCCGAGCACGAGCGGGACCTCAGGCACTTCAGGGACCAGCTCAAACAGGAGCTGCGGCTGCTCAAACAG GAAGTGGAGCTAGTATCAAAGGACCGTCGCAAGGACGCGTACAGACAGCGGCGCGCGCGGCTCGACGCCGAGCACGCCGAGCGCGAGCGCTCGTTCGTGGCGTCGCTCGCTGAAGCCGGGGACGCGCTGCTCCGGCGCATGCACGAGCACCACCGCGAGCGGCAGGCGCTCACCGACACGCAGTACCTGCAGCAGCGGCAGCAG ATAATGCGAACCCGCGAAGCCGCCCTCTGGGAGCTGGAGGAGAAGCAGATCCACGAGCGGCACCAGCTGGCCAAGCGGCAGCTCAAGGAGGAGTTCCTGCTGCGCCGGCACCAGATGCTAGTCCGACACGACAAAGAACTCGAGCAGATCAAGAG GAAAAACACCCGCAAAGAAGAGGAGCTAGCCAAAGGGCAGGCGGTGGAGAAGCGCTCGCTGCCCAAACGCATCCGCGGCGAGATGCGCGCGCGCGAGATGATGTTCCGCGAGTCGCTGCGCATCGGCGCGCACCACGACGACGAGCGCGAGCGGCTCAAGAAG TTCCAAGAGAACGAGAAGCGGCGGTATCGTGCCGAGCAGCAGAGGCTGGCCACCAAGCATGCCAAGGCGAGGGAAGAGCTCAAGGCTGCCGGCGAG GCGTTGCTCCGCGAGCTGGAACAGTACCAGAACGAGAAGCGCAAGGCGCTGATGAACCACGAGAGCAACAAGATGAAGGCCGTCGAGGAGCGCTACTCGCACGAGCTCAAGGAGTGGCGCGCCACGCTCGGCGACCGCAAGATG ACGCTCATTCAGACCTTCGCCAAGCAGCTGGACGACCACGAGGCCAAGTACGGCAGACCCATACCCGACCGCACTATCTATCTAGACGCCCCCTGGCCCAAGAATGTCCTCCAACACGTCCTAACAGCCTACCACCAGAGAAACTCTTTCATGGGCTCCCTTAGCCGCTCCAGAACAAGTCTCAACTTGATCGCTACCACTCCAAACACGACTCGACGGAGAAGCATTAGCCCTCTTAATCAGAGAGCTACTAAATCTGCTGCGACCAGCGCTAATAATACCACCAAACGCGGCAAGCTCACTAAAGAACAAAGATACGGATCCACGTCCAATCTAAAGCTAGTCTCAGAGAAAATATCAGGTTTCTCAGTATTCTCCGGCGCAGACGAGAGAAGAGACCCAATAATGGCCTACGGGAACGACTTCTTCGAGCCAAAACAAAGCAGCATCGCCGAGGAATCTAGAAAACTGGAACGCTCGAAAGCGGCTATCAATAAACCTGTAATAAGAGCCAAGAGTCCTGTCAACTTTAACAAGAAACTTAACAGACAGAGTATGTCCGAACAACTCTTCAGACAAACTGCGGAAACTGGCATGAAACGCAGCATATCTCAGCAGAGTTTAAAACAAGACAGAGCGCTAGAAGCCGTCATGATAGACCTCCCATCCATAGACAGCAAATACGACACAGTCAAAAGCACCAGCACTGTAGCCACCTGTTCTTCGCAGGAAGGTAGCGACTTGGACTACGACGGAGTATTGACTAAACATTTCAGCAGATGGGGGCCCGTGCGCGGCTCCAATACGTACAGCGACTCGGCCAGCGTGCCGGTCAGCCAGCTGTCCACGGTCAATTTAAAGACGTTGAAGAATGAGGGACCGTCGGATACGACGGCGTAG
- the LOC133531672 gene encoding serine/threonine-protein kinase 10 isoform X2 — MSFFNNLKKVLHLGGGNDAKKKKVFNNIRDNSDPTEIWDMVGELGDGAFGKVYKAQHKTTGQLAAAKMCVLDNEDDLADFTVEIDILSECRHPNVVELHEAYFIDNKLWMLLEYCDGGALDSVMSELEKGLSEKQIAYVCREMTRGLEFLHSRRVIHRDLKAGNVLATMQGGVKLADFGVSAKNKSTLQKHDTFIGTPYWMAPEVVLCETFRDNPYDFKVDIWSLGITLIEFAQMEPPNHEMTPMRVLLKIQKSEPPTLEQPSKWSHAFNDFIAKALVKDPEKRPTSSELLKHEFVSGNLDSKPLRDLLLEYRAEVVEEELLDDDSEEHRSSQMHMEMEDDSTSVRSADTPDVKMSEQEPAAGATPAPAPAPAPAPAPPSPRAAAPAPPAPAPAPAAAKRPHTDDHVPADRKPAPKKEKGPAPLPPGASPPASPAPAAAASAPAPATAPAPAAPRKPPAPPPPQQAAGELLVDQVCREAEKVVEEKQKTPEKKDTKDKPKPEPSPEKEPPRTEQQNSIEKDVRVKSRPSSIVSDSSTEGKKYIRTDSSEGKKYSRTNSVEKAVVEIENRTREERREKSRERQREESKSIETNAVEIRPFTPPQPKEPIHKPSAPPVAAVAQQVVTVATPVLVAVSERVSLVVEPVEPNSLAATPAGLVTVTTTHPPVLAANAPLPPNAVTISTTPPIADEVVIVGAGSSSDDDCFAPSSLDSLDCTNSYTEKTRGRRLDSSEVLILSPGAAGDSGVFDDSVNNVNINDTSHVSVVTVGSEEPRVRDSAAPAPRAARLSPDSFESRRSQSDSGSVASEGSRRGADADSLATSHSHDSRRYSNPNNGVIVNQDSQVLENGNQEEQVVLRRKNQDGQPNNRIQRSKEDIHMANLKKKTRKRTRKFEIDGVMVTTTTSKVIWGDEESGRTWDDHALRKQELREIKMLQKQEQKQFQDLSAKEQQLREQQDKRFEAELASLARAHETDLETLARAQRAAAERAEQQLEAELRQAAKRLRAEHERDLRHFRDQLKQELRLLKQEVELVSKDRRKDAYRQRRARLDAEHAERERSFVASLAEAGDALLRRMHEHHRERQALTDTQYLQQRQQIMRTREAALWELEEKQIHERHQLAKRQLKEEFLLRRHQMLVRHDKELEQIKRKNTRKEEELAKGQAVEKRSLPKRIRGEMRAREMMFRESLRIGAHHDDERERLKKFQENEKRRYRAEQQRLATKHAKAREELKAAGEALLRELEQYQNEKRKALMNHESNKMKAVEERYSHELKEWRATLGDRKMALEDEFAAQLEEQERQTANARLPPPAPSMPQHSSALHSSRTSLASSHYD, encoded by the exons ATGTCGTTCTTTAATAACCTTAAGAAG GTGCTCCACCTCGGCGGCGGCAATGACGCGAAAAAGAAGAAGGTGTTCAACAACATTCGCGACAACAGCGACCCCACCGAGATCTGGGACATGGTGGGGGAGCTCGGCGATGGCGCATTTGGGAAG GTGTACAAAGCGCAACATAAGACCACCGGCCAGCTCGCCGCCGCCAAGATGTGCGTTCTCGACAACGAGGACGACCTCGCCGACTTCACCGTCGAGATCGACATCCTCAGCGAGTGCAGGCACCCCAACGTGGTGGAGCTGCACGAGGCGTACTTCATCGACAATAAGCTGTGG ATGCTACTAGAATACTGCGACGGTGGCGCCCTCGACTCCGTGATGTCCGAGCTGGAGAAAGGCCTCAGCGAGAAGCAGATAGCCTACGTGTGCCGCGAGATGACGCGCGGCCTCGAGTTCCTACACTCGCGGCGCGTCATCCACCGCGACCTGAAGGCCGGCAACGTGCTGGCCACCATGCAGGGCGGTGTCAAGCTGG CGGATTTCGGCGTCTCAGCGAAGAATAAGTCTACATTACAGAAGCATGATACCTTCATCGGTACGCCTTACTGGATGGCGCCCGAAGTGGTGCTCTGTGAGACGTTCCGGGACAACCCGTACGATTTCAAG GTGGACATCTGGTCGCTAGGCATCACCCTGATCGAGTTCGCGCAGATGGAGCCGCCGAACCACGAGATGACGCCGATGCGCGTCCTGCTCAAGATACAGAAGAGCGAGCCCCCCACGCTGGAGCAGCCCAGCAAGTGGAGCCACGCTTTCAATGATTTCATCGCTAAAGCACTAGTCAAG GACCCTGAAAAAAGGCCAACCTCCAGCGAGCTGCTCAAGCATGAGTTTGTCTCCGGCAACCTGGACTCGAAGCCTCTCCGGGACCTGCTGCTCGAGTACCGGGCTGAGGTGGTTGAGGAGGAGCTGCTGGATGATGATTCTGAG GAACATCGCAGCTCTCAGATGCACATGGAGATGGAAGATGACTCGACCTCGGTGCGGTCGGCGGATACGCCGGACGTCAAAA TGTCCGAGCAGGAGCCGGCGGCCGGCGCGACgcccgcccccgcgcccgcgcccgcccccgcccccgcgccGCCCTCCCCCCGCGCGGCCgcccccgcgccgcccgcgcccgcgcccgcgcccgccgccgccaagCGCCCCCACACCGACGACCACGTGCCCGCTGACAGGAAACCC GCCCCAAAGAAAGAGAAAGGCCCCGCGCCTTTGCCGCCGGGCGCGTCCCCGCCGGcctcgcccgcgcccgccgccgccgcctccgctCCCGCGCCCGCTACCGCTCCCGCCCCCGCCGCGCCCCGCAAGCCCCCCGCGCCGCCCCCGCCGCAGCAGGCGGCCGGCGAACTGCTAGTCGATCAG GTGTGTCGAGAAGCGGAGAAAGTGGTGGAAGAAAAACAGAAAACACCAGAGAAAAAAGACACAAAAGACAAACCAAAACCCGAGCCGAGCCCAGAAAAAGAACCACCCAGAACAGAACAGCAGAATTCCATCGAAAAAGACGTTAGAGTTAAGAGCAGACCTAGTTCCATAGTCAGCGATTCCAGCACAGAAGGAAAGAAATACATCAGGACAGATTCCAGTGAAGGAAAGAAGTATTCCAGAACGAATTCGGTAGAGAAGGCGGTTGTAGAGATCGAGAATAGAACTAGGGAAGAGAGGAGAGAGAAGAGCAGAGAACGGCAGAGGGAAGAGAGTAAGAGTATAGAGACGAATGCTGTTGAAATTAGGCCTTTTACG ccgCCACAACCCAAAGAGCCGATCCACAAGCCATCAGCGCCGCCCGTGGCCGCCGTCGCCCAGCAAGTGGTGACCGTGGCCACGCCGGTGCTGGTGGCCGTGAGCGAGCGCGTGTCGCTGGTGGTGGAGCCGGTGGAGCCCAACTCGCTGGCCGCCACGCCCGCCGGCCTCGTCACCGTCACCACCACGCACCCGCCCGTGCTGGCCGCCAACGCTCCC CTCCCGCCCAACGCCGTGACGATCTCGACGACGCCGCCCATCGCCGACGAAGTCGTCATCGTGGGCGCCGGCTCTTCGTCCGACGACGACTGTTTCGCTCCCTCGTCGCTTGACTCGCTGGACTGCACCAATTCTTATACAG AGAAAACTCGAGGCCGACGGTTGGACAGCAGCGAAGTGCTGATACTGAGCCCCGGCGCCGCCGGCGACTCGGGCGTCTTCGACGACAGCGTCAACAACGTCAATATCAAC GACACGTCGCACGTGTCGGTGGTGACGGTGGGCAGCGAGGAGCCGCGCGTGCGCGACTCGGCCgcgcccgccccgcgcgccgcgcgcctcAGCCCCGACAGCTTCGAGAG CAGGAGATCGCAGTCAGACAGCGGCTCGGTGGCGTCGGAAGGCTCCCGACGAGGCGCCGACGCGGACTCGCTCGCCACGTCGCACTCGCACGACTCGCGCCGCTACTCCAACCCCAACAATGGCGTCAT AGTGAACCAAGACAGCCAAGTGCTCGAGAACGGCAACCAAGAAGAGCAGGTGGTGCTCCGAAGAAAGAACCAAGATGGGCAGCCCAACAACAGGATACAAAG GTCGAAAGAAGACATCCACATGGCTAACCTCAAGAAGAAGACGAGGAAACGCACGAGAAAGTTCGAGATAGACGGCGTGATGGTCACCACTACCACTTCCAAA gttatatGGGGCGACGAGGAAAGCGGGCGCACTTGGGACGACCACGCGCTCCGCAAGCAGGAGCTGCGCGAGATCAAGATGCTGCAGAAGCAGGAACAGAAGCAGTTCCAGGACCTCAGCGCCAAGGAGCAGCAGCTGCGCGAGCAGCAGGACAAACG ATTCGAAGCGGAACTGGCGTCGCTAGCGCGAGCGCACGAAACAGACCTAGAAACACTCGCCCGAGctcagcgcgccgccgccgagcggGCCGAGCAACAACTGGAGGCCGAGCTCAGGCAGGCGGCCAAGAGGCTGCGGGCCGAGCACGAGCGGGACCTCAGGCACTTCAGGGACCAGCTCAAACAGGAGCTGCGGCTGCTCAAACAG GAAGTGGAGCTAGTATCAAAGGACCGTCGCAAGGACGCGTACAGACAGCGGCGCGCGCGGCTCGACGCCGAGCACGCCGAGCGCGAGCGCTCGTTCGTGGCGTCGCTCGCTGAAGCCGGGGACGCGCTGCTCCGGCGCATGCACGAGCACCACCGCGAGCGGCAGGCGCTCACCGACACGCAGTACCTGCAGCAGCGGCAGCAG ATAATGCGAACCCGCGAAGCCGCCCTCTGGGAGCTGGAGGAGAAGCAGATCCACGAGCGGCACCAGCTGGCCAAGCGGCAGCTCAAGGAGGAGTTCCTGCTGCGCCGGCACCAGATGCTAGTCCGACACGACAAAGAACTCGAGCAGATCAAGAG GAAAAACACCCGCAAAGAAGAGGAGCTAGCCAAAGGGCAGGCGGTGGAGAAGCGCTCGCTGCCCAAACGCATCCGCGGCGAGATGCGCGCGCGCGAGATGATGTTCCGCGAGTCGCTGCGCATCGGCGCGCACCACGACGACGAGCGCGAGCGGCTCAAGAAG TTCCAAGAGAACGAGAAGCGGCGGTATCGTGCCGAGCAGCAGAGGCTGGCCACCAAGCATGCCAAGGCGAGGGAAGAGCTCAAGGCTGCCGGCGAG GCGTTGCTCCGCGAGCTGGAACAGTACCAGAACGAGAAGCGCAAGGCGCTGATGAACCACGAGAGCAACAAGATGAAGGCCGTCGAGGAGCGCTACTCGCACGAGCTCAAGGAGTGGCGCGCCACGCTCGGCGACCGCAAGATG